The following nucleotide sequence is from Coffea eugenioides isolate CCC68of chromosome 3, Ceug_1.0, whole genome shotgun sequence.
ATTTGGTAAGCAGATTTCATCTTCAGGACCACCTCGTGGAGAGGTGGTGGTAGGTGGGAAGGGAAGGGAGAAAGAGGGGGAAAGAGATTTGGCTGTGTCATCAGAGAGGGGAGAGAAAGTTGGGGTGGTTGGTGGTGGGGAAGGAGGGGGAGGAGGAGGTAGTGGTGGTGAAGTTCAAAATGGTGGAGATCATGAGGAAAAGAAGGATGGAAGTGCTCGGCCACGTGGTGAGAGGAGGCGGTCTAGGCCGAATCCGAGGTTAAGTAATCCGCCTAAGCATATTCACGGAGAGCAAGTGGCCGCAGGATGGCCCTCGTGGCTCTCCGCGGTGGCTGGGGAGGCAATCAATGGGTGGACTCCTCGGCGGGCTGATACTTTTGAGAAACTTGACAAGGCAAGCTATGCTTACTTAATTTGGCAATCTTGATTTGTTTTTGGATTTAATGACTCATTATTTGCTtctaatgaaaatgaaaataaatgtCTGATTTGGTCATTGCATTTCTgcatgttttgtttttgttgctattAGATTGGGCAAGGTACTTATAGCAATGTGTACAAAGCAAGAGATTCGATAACAGGGAAAATTGTGGCACTAAAAAAGGTGCGCTTTGATAATTTGGAGCCTGAGAGTGTGAGATTCATGGCTAGGGAAATTTTGATTTGCCGCCGTTTGGATCATCCTAATGTTGTGAAGTTGCAAGGGCTAGTGACCTCGAGGATGTCATGCAGTTTGTACCTTGTGTTTGATTACATGGACCATGATTTGGCAGGGCTGGCTGCAAGTCCAGGGATCAAGTTTACAGAACCTCAGGTACCATTCTTTATGTTTACTTGCTATCATTTGAAGCATTTAGCTGGAAGTGTTTGGACAGTGTTGCTTATTTTCGTTCGACGAATGATGAATACGTAGGTCAAGTGTTTCATGCATCAGCTACTGTCAGGGCTTGAACACTGCCATAACCGTCATGTATTACATCGTGACATTAAGGGGTCAAATCTTCTTATTGACGGTGGAGGAGTCTTAAAAATTGCTGATTTTGGGTTAGCTTCCTTCTTCGATCCTAATCACAAGCAACCCATGACTAGCCGGGTTGTTACTCTATGGTACAGACCGCCAGAACTTCTTCTTGGAGCTACGTACTATGGTGTAGGAGTGGACCTTTGGAGTGCTGGCTGCATTTTAGCAGAGTTATTGGCTGGGAAGCCCATAATGCCAGGTCGGACTGAGGTAAATTTTGACTTTCTTATTCAACTGCACATTAATTTGGTGTTCTTTCAtgacaaaataagttcattgtAATGCTTGTTTTACTTCTCACCATAGTGATCGAGCACAATATTGCAGCTTCCATTGAAATTTTTATCTGGAAGGCTGGCAACTGAATCTTCCATGAAtctcttgaatttgaacttCAAACCTAGCTTCCTATTCTAGAGAAAAGTGACTTACATAGAGAGTTCTTTGTTACATTGAATCTGAATGTAAGTTGTTGCGTCCTGATTGTTGGGTGTTGATTTGCACAGTTTCTGTACCTGTTGAATATTTGTCAGCTCACATGCAATGAGGTTTTCTTATAGCACGACAGTAAGCATAATAAATTCAACTTATATCAGATAGGGATCTTATTATCTTGACCGCATAAACAAGAATACTGGTACCGGTGCTATTTGCGTTCACCATAATTACCGTGATAGCTTCTGTGGCTAATTTGAAATTTGTTGCTAGAGTTATTGTGTTGCATTTTTTAGAGCATCACTGCTTTTTGGTAGCTAGCCTAAAAATTGCCGTAAATGAATTTATTGAATATGTTTGCAACAATTAGGTCGAACAGCTGCACAAGATATTCAAGCTATGTGGTTCACCTTCGGAAGAGTATTGGAAAAAGTCAAAACTACCACATGCAACCATATTCAAGCCACAACACTCATATAAACGATGTATAGCAGAAACATTTAAGGATTTCCCACCTTCGTCACTGCCGTTAATTGAGACTCTACTTGCAATTGATCCAGCTGAACGTCAAACTGCAACAGCTGCATTAAATAGAGAAGTGAGCTTCTATCTCTTTCTTATATTTCTTTGTTTATGTTTGCCATGATTTTTCATATTGTGGATCTTAAAGTCAAACCAGTTCTCTGGTCAGATTAGCTACTAATAGAAGTGTAATCTTGGAGCTATGAGCTTCACATGAAATAAAAATGTCGGATTTTCCTTTGAATAACAAGATACTACGCTTCTGTAACAACATAAATGAGTTGTATAATTTGACACAGTTGAAATGTAGGTACAAGTAGACTAGAATAACGTCCCTGTCCCCTCCCAAATCTGCGGACCACCAAAAGgacaatatatatatgtaagtaGACCAGAATAACCTCCCTCCCCCCTCCCACGGCCCCAGACCACAAAAAGGAcaatatgtgtgtgtgtgtgtgtgtgtgtgacaataaaataagaagcaagaaattcttcaacttcctCAACACTACATTTTAGCCTAACCTTGTAGCCTTCCTACTTTTCTCAAGAATAATACAAGTAGGATCCTTTAATTCAAGGTTTGTAAGTTGATATATATTGTAACTTTTCAGCGAGGATCATGCTAACATTTATTTTGTGTGTGTGCGTGTccttttttttcagtttttcacGACTAAACCTTATGCTTGTGAGCCTTCCAGTCTTCCAAAATATCCACCAAGTAAAGAGATGGATGCTAAACGGCGGGATGAAGAAGCTAGAAGGTTTGAGCCTACTGAAGTTCCTGTTGTCTGCAAGTT
It contains:
- the LOC113764507 gene encoding probable serine/threonine-protein kinase At1g54610, whose product is MGCVFGKQISSSGPPRGEVVVGGKGREKEGERDLAVSSERGEKVGVVGGGEGGGGGGSGGEVQNGGDHEEKKDGSARPRGERRRSRPNPRLSNPPKHIHGEQVAAGWPSWLSAVAGEAINGWTPRRADTFEKLDKIGQGTYSNVYKARDSITGKIVALKKVRFDNLEPESVRFMAREILICRRLDHPNVVKLQGLVTSRMSCSLYLVFDYMDHDLAGLAASPGIKFTEPQVKCFMHQLLSGLEHCHNRHVLHRDIKGSNLLIDGGGVLKIADFGLASFFDPNHKQPMTSRVVTLWYRPPELLLGATYYGVGVDLWSAGCILAELLAGKPIMPGRTEVEQLHKIFKLCGSPSEEYWKKSKLPHATIFKPQHSYKRCIAETFKDFPPSSLPLIETLLAIDPAERQTATAALNREFFTTKPYACEPSSLPKYPPSKEMDAKRRDEEARRLRAAGRVNVDGTKKSRMRDRAVRAIPAPEANAELQANIDRRRLITHANAKSKSEKFPPPHQDGTLGYRLGSSHHIDSAFDTSDVPFSSMNFSYEKEPIQTWSGPLGDPATNGSARRKSKPSKKDWRTKKKEKM